In a single window of the Falco rusticolus isolate bFalRus1 chromosome 11, bFalRus1.pri, whole genome shotgun sequence genome:
- the NEXN gene encoding nexilin isoform X11 — protein sequence MNDIAQKTEMKELLGSDEDDDAKLSKIEKGYVPKLIGTVKGKFAEMEKQRQEEERKRMEEERKRRIEQDMIEKRKIQRELAKKAQEIDDFNNTGTESAAEEGDDSLLVTVVPVKPTKTPGKMKINFENTGKERAEQRQRQDEEMKLKYEEQNQFLKETKGLSFVKGENEDKETQEPLSPGKLKVTFEELERQRQENQRRQAEEEARQRLEEEKRAFEEARQQMINEGGDEESESSVKEFRPGKLRLSFEEIERQRREEEKRKAEEDARRRIEEEKRAFAEARKNMVLDDDSPEMFKTVSQESLIPGKLEINFEELLRQKMEEEKRRTEEERRQKLEMEKQEFQQLRQEMGELEEESETFELSKEYEELIKLKRSGSIQAKSLKSKFEKIGQLSQEEIQKKIEEERAKRRAMDEEIREREAEKFQEDDEVDVRPAKKSEAPFTHKVNMKARFEQMARAREEEEQRRIEEQKLLRMQFEQKEIDAALQKKREDEEEEEGSIINGSTCEDEEDQARSGAPWFKKSLKNTSVVDGEPVRFTVKITGEPKPEVTWWFEGEMLQDSEDYQYIERGETYCLYLPETFPEDEGEYMCKAVNNRGTSASTCILTIESKS from the exons ATGAATGACATTGCACAGAAAACTGAG ATGAAAGAACTCCTTGGATctgatgaagatgatgatgcaAAATTatctaaaatagaaaaaggtTATGTTCCAAAGCTAATAG GAACCGTTAAAGGCAAGTTTGCAGAAATGGAGAAGCAAAggcaagaagaagaaagaaaaagaatggaagaagaaagaaagcGCAGAATTGAACAAGATATgattgagaaaagaaaaattcaaaggGAATTAgcaaaaaaagcacaggag ATTGATGACTTTAACAATACGGGAACTGAATCAGCAGCTGAG GAAGGGGATGATTCTCTGCTAGTTACAGTAGTGCCTgtaaaacccaccaaaacacctgggaagatgaaaataaactttgagaacacaggaaaggagagagcTGAACAAAGACAGAGACAGGATGAAGAAATGAAGCTAAAATATGAGGAACAAAACCAATTCCTTAAGGAAACCAAGGGCCTTTCATTTGTCAAG GGTGAAAATGAAGACAAGGAAACCCAAGAGCCTCTGTCTCCTGGTAAGCTGAAAGTTACATTTGAAGAACTTGAAAGacaaagacaggaaaatcaAAGGCGgcaagcagaggaagaagcaaggcAGCGTTTAGAAGAGGAAAAGCGTGCCTTCGAAGAAGCTAGACAGCAAATG ATAAATGAAGGTGGCGATGAAGAATCTGAAAGTTCCGTTAAAGAATTCCGTCCTGGTAAACTGAGACTCAGTTTTGAGGAGATAGAGAgacagaggagagaagaggaaaagaggaaagctgAAGAGGATGCAAGACGACGCatagaagaagagaaaagagcaTTTGCTGAAGCAAGGAAGAACATG GTGCTGGATGACGACTCAccagaaatgtttaaaacagtTTCTCAAGAATCTCTCATACCTGGtaaactggaaattaattttgaggAGTTGCTGAGGCAAaagatggaagaagaaaagaggcgCACAGAAGAAGAGCGTAGGCAAAAgttggaaatggaaaagcaagaatTTCAACAGTTAAGACAAGAAATGGGAGAG CTGGAAGAAGAGTCCGAAACTTTTGAGCTAAGCAAAGAATATGAAGAATTAATAAAGCTAAAAAGAAGTGGCTCTATTCAGGCAAAGAGCTTAAAAAGCAAGTTTGAAAAAATAGGACAATTGTCtcaagaagaaatacagaagaagaTTGAAGAAGAGCGAGCAAAGAGAAGAGCAATGGATGAAGAAATAAGAGAAAGGGAAGCTGAAAAATTTCAAGAG gaCGATGAGGTAGATGTGAGACCAGCCAAGAAATCTGAGGCTCCATTTACTCATAAAGTCAACATGAAGGCTCGTTTTGAACAAATGGCAAGAGccagggaagaagaggagcagaggagaattgaagaacaaaaattactACGCATGCAgtttgaacaaaaagaaattgatgCGGCATTACAGAAG aaaagggaagatgaagaagaagaggagggaagTATTATCAACGGTTCTACTTGCGAAGATGAGGAGGATCAGGCTCGATCTGGAGCTCCCTGGTTCaagaaatcactgaaaaacaCATCAGTTGTTGATGGCGAGCCAGTGAGATTTACAGTTAAAATTACTGGAGAACCAAAACCTGAAGTTACATGGTGGTTTGAGGGGGAAATGTTGCAGGACTCTGAGGACTATCAATACATTGAAAGAGGAGAAACCTACTGCCTTTACTTGCCAGAAACCTTCCCAGAAGATGAAGGGGAATATATGTGTAAAGCAGTCAACAACAGAGGCACGTCTGCTAGCACCTGTATTCTCACCATTGAAAGTAAGAGTTAG
- the NEXN gene encoding nexilin isoform X2 — protein sequence MMVSDTKFIILNAFLFYVLAFFLIHQNVSVHLFQLSFSYLHFFYIFTKILLSSSKPVQKSYVPKLHKGDVKDKFEAMQKAREERNQRRSRDEKQRRKEQYVREREWNRRKQEMKELLGSDEDDDAKLSKIEKGYVPKLIGTVKGKFAEMEKQRQEEERKRMEEERKRRIEQDMIEKRKIQRELAKKAQEIDDFNNTGTESAAEEGDDSLLVTVVPVKPTKTPGKMKINFENTGKERAEQRQRQDEEMKLKYEEQNQFLKETKGLSFVKGENEDKETQEPLSPGKLKVTFEELERQRQENQRRQAEEEARQRLEEEKRAFEEARQQMINEGGDEESESSVKEFRPGKLRLSFEEIERQRREEEKRKAEEDARRRIEEEKRAFAEARKNMVLDDDSPEMFKTVSQESLIPGKLEINFEELLRQKMEEEKRRTEEERRQKLEMEKQEFQQLRQEMGELEEESETFELSKEYEELIKLKRSGSIQAKSLKSKFEKIGQLSQEEIQKKIEEERAKRRAMDEEIREREAEKFQEDDEVDVRPAKKSEAPFTHKVNMKARFEQMARAREEEEQRRIEEQKLLRMQFEQKEIDAALQKKREDEEEEEGSIINGSTCEDEEDQARSGAPWFKKSLKNTSVVDGEPVRFTVKITGEPKPEVTWWFEGEMLQDSEDYQYIERGETYCLYLPETFPEDEGEYMCKAVNNRGTSASTCILTIETDDY from the exons ATGATGGTTAGTGACACAAAGTTCATAATCttaaatgcatttctcttttaTGTTCTTGCATTCTTTCTAATCCATCAGAATGTTTCTGTCCACCTGtttcaactttctttttcttatcttcATTTCTTCTATATCTTCACCAAGattctgctttcttcatctAAACCCGTCCAAAAATCCTATGTGCCCAAGCTTCACAAGGGCGATGTAAAGGATAAATTTGAAGCTATGCagaaagcaagggaagaaagaaatcaaaggagATCTagagatgaaaagcaaagaagaaaagaacaatatgttagagagagagaatggaacaggagaaagcaggag ATGAAAGAACTCCTTGGATctgatgaagatgatgatgcaAAATTatctaaaatagaaaaaggtTATGTTCCAAAGCTAATAG GAACCGTTAAAGGCAAGTTTGCAGAAATGGAGAAGCAAAggcaagaagaagaaagaaaaagaatggaagaagaaagaaagcGCAGAATTGAACAAGATATgattgagaaaagaaaaattcaaaggGAATTAgcaaaaaaagcacaggag ATTGATGACTTTAACAATACGGGAACTGAATCAGCAGCTGAG GAAGGGGATGATTCTCTGCTAGTTACAGTAGTGCCTgtaaaacccaccaaaacacctgggaagatgaaaataaactttgagaacacaggaaaggagagagcTGAACAAAGACAGAGACAGGATGAAGAAATGAAGCTAAAATATGAGGAACAAAACCAATTCCTTAAGGAAACCAAGGGCCTTTCATTTGTCAAG GGTGAAAATGAAGACAAGGAAACCCAAGAGCCTCTGTCTCCTGGTAAGCTGAAAGTTACATTTGAAGAACTTGAAAGacaaagacaggaaaatcaAAGGCGgcaagcagaggaagaagcaaggcAGCGTTTAGAAGAGGAAAAGCGTGCCTTCGAAGAAGCTAGACAGCAAATG ATAAATGAAGGTGGCGATGAAGAATCTGAAAGTTCCGTTAAAGAATTCCGTCCTGGTAAACTGAGACTCAGTTTTGAGGAGATAGAGAgacagaggagagaagaggaaaagaggaaagctgAAGAGGATGCAAGACGACGCatagaagaagagaaaagagcaTTTGCTGAAGCAAGGAAGAACATG GTGCTGGATGACGACTCAccagaaatgtttaaaacagtTTCTCAAGAATCTCTCATACCTGGtaaactggaaattaattttgaggAGTTGCTGAGGCAAaagatggaagaagaaaagaggcgCACAGAAGAAGAGCGTAGGCAAAAgttggaaatggaaaagcaagaatTTCAACAGTTAAGACAAGAAATGGGAGAG CTGGAAGAAGAGTCCGAAACTTTTGAGCTAAGCAAAGAATATGAAGAATTAATAAAGCTAAAAAGAAGTGGCTCTATTCAGGCAAAGAGCTTAAAAAGCAAGTTTGAAAAAATAGGACAATTGTCtcaagaagaaatacagaagaagaTTGAAGAAGAGCGAGCAAAGAGAAGAGCAATGGATGAAGAAATAAGAGAAAGGGAAGCTGAAAAATTTCAAGAG gaCGATGAGGTAGATGTGAGACCAGCCAAGAAATCTGAGGCTCCATTTACTCATAAAGTCAACATGAAGGCTCGTTTTGAACAAATGGCAAGAGccagggaagaagaggagcagaggagaattgaagaacaaaaattactACGCATGCAgtttgaacaaaaagaaattgatgCGGCATTACAGAAG aaaagggaagatgaagaagaagaggagggaagTATTATCAACGGTTCTACTTGCGAAGATGAGGAGGATCAGGCTCGATCTGGAGCTCCCTGGTTCaagaaatcactgaaaaacaCATCAGTTGTTGATGGCGAGCCAGTGAGATTTACAGTTAAAATTACTGGAGAACCAAAACCTGAAGTTACATGGTGGTTTGAGGGGGAAATGTTGCAGGACTCTGAGGACTATCAATACATTGAAAGAGGAGAAACCTACTGCCTTTACTTGCCAGAAACCTTCCCAGAAGATGAAGGGGAATATATGTGTAAAGCAGTCAACAACAGAGGCACGTCTGCTAGCACCTGTATTCTCACCATTGAAA ctGATGACTACTAA
- the NEXN gene encoding nexilin isoform X5 translates to MMVSDTKFIILNAFLFYVLAFFLIHQNVSVHLFQLSFSYLHFFYIFTKILLSSSKPVQKSYVPKLHKGDVKDKFEAMQKAREERNQRRSRDEKQRRKEQYVREREWNRRKQEMKELLGSDEDDDAKLSKIEKGYVPKLIGTVKGKFAEMEKQRQEEERKRMEEERKRRIEQDMIEKRKIQRELAKKAQEEGDDSLLVTVVPVKPTKTPGKMKINFENTGKERAEQRQRQDEEMKLKYEEQNQFLKETKGLSFVKGENEDKETQEPLSPGKLKVTFEELERQRQENQRRQAEEEARQRLEEEKRAFEEARQQMINEGGDEESESSVKEFRPGKLRLSFEEIERQRREEEKRKAEEDARRRIEEEKRAFAEARKNMVLDDDSPEMFKTVSQESLIPGKLEINFEELLRQKMEEEKRRTEEERRQKLEMEKQEFQQLRQEMGELEEESETFELSKEYEELIKLKRSGSIQAKSLKSKFEKIGQLSQEEIQKKIEEERAKRRAMDEEIREREAEKFQEDDEVDVRPAKKSEAPFTHKVNMKARFEQMARAREEEEQRRIEEQKLLRMQFEQKEIDAALQKKREDEEEEEGSIINGSTCEDEEDQARSGAPWFKKSLKNTSVVDGEPVRFTVKITGEPKPEVTWWFEGEMLQDSEDYQYIERGETYCLYLPETFPEDEGEYMCKAVNNRGTSASTCILTIETDDY, encoded by the exons ATGATGGTTAGTGACACAAAGTTCATAATCttaaatgcatttctcttttaTGTTCTTGCATTCTTTCTAATCCATCAGAATGTTTCTGTCCACCTGtttcaactttctttttcttatcttcATTTCTTCTATATCTTCACCAAGattctgctttcttcatctAAACCCGTCCAAAAATCCTATGTGCCCAAGCTTCACAAGGGCGATGTAAAGGATAAATTTGAAGCTATGCagaaagcaagggaagaaagaaatcaaaggagATCTagagatgaaaagcaaagaagaaaagaacaatatgttagagagagagaatggaacaggagaaagcaggag ATGAAAGAACTCCTTGGATctgatgaagatgatgatgcaAAATTatctaaaatagaaaaaggtTATGTTCCAAAGCTAATAG GAACCGTTAAAGGCAAGTTTGCAGAAATGGAGAAGCAAAggcaagaagaagaaagaaaaagaatggaagaagaaagaaagcGCAGAATTGAACAAGATATgattgagaaaagaaaaattcaaaggGAATTAgcaaaaaaagcacaggag GAAGGGGATGATTCTCTGCTAGTTACAGTAGTGCCTgtaaaacccaccaaaacacctgggaagatgaaaataaactttgagaacacaggaaaggagagagcTGAACAAAGACAGAGACAGGATGAAGAAATGAAGCTAAAATATGAGGAACAAAACCAATTCCTTAAGGAAACCAAGGGCCTTTCATTTGTCAAG GGTGAAAATGAAGACAAGGAAACCCAAGAGCCTCTGTCTCCTGGTAAGCTGAAAGTTACATTTGAAGAACTTGAAAGacaaagacaggaaaatcaAAGGCGgcaagcagaggaagaagcaaggcAGCGTTTAGAAGAGGAAAAGCGTGCCTTCGAAGAAGCTAGACAGCAAATG ATAAATGAAGGTGGCGATGAAGAATCTGAAAGTTCCGTTAAAGAATTCCGTCCTGGTAAACTGAGACTCAGTTTTGAGGAGATAGAGAgacagaggagagaagaggaaaagaggaaagctgAAGAGGATGCAAGACGACGCatagaagaagagaaaagagcaTTTGCTGAAGCAAGGAAGAACATG GTGCTGGATGACGACTCAccagaaatgtttaaaacagtTTCTCAAGAATCTCTCATACCTGGtaaactggaaattaattttgaggAGTTGCTGAGGCAAaagatggaagaagaaaagaggcgCACAGAAGAAGAGCGTAGGCAAAAgttggaaatggaaaagcaagaatTTCAACAGTTAAGACAAGAAATGGGAGAG CTGGAAGAAGAGTCCGAAACTTTTGAGCTAAGCAAAGAATATGAAGAATTAATAAAGCTAAAAAGAAGTGGCTCTATTCAGGCAAAGAGCTTAAAAAGCAAGTTTGAAAAAATAGGACAATTGTCtcaagaagaaatacagaagaagaTTGAAGAAGAGCGAGCAAAGAGAAGAGCAATGGATGAAGAAATAAGAGAAAGGGAAGCTGAAAAATTTCAAGAG gaCGATGAGGTAGATGTGAGACCAGCCAAGAAATCTGAGGCTCCATTTACTCATAAAGTCAACATGAAGGCTCGTTTTGAACAAATGGCAAGAGccagggaagaagaggagcagaggagaattgaagaacaaaaattactACGCATGCAgtttgaacaaaaagaaattgatgCGGCATTACAGAAG aaaagggaagatgaagaagaagaggagggaagTATTATCAACGGTTCTACTTGCGAAGATGAGGAGGATCAGGCTCGATCTGGAGCTCCCTGGTTCaagaaatcactgaaaaacaCATCAGTTGTTGATGGCGAGCCAGTGAGATTTACAGTTAAAATTACTGGAGAACCAAAACCTGAAGTTACATGGTGGTTTGAGGGGGAAATGTTGCAGGACTCTGAGGACTATCAATACATTGAAAGAGGAGAAACCTACTGCCTTTACTTGCCAGAAACCTTCCCAGAAGATGAAGGGGAATATATGTGTAAAGCAGTCAACAACAGAGGCACGTCTGCTAGCACCTGTATTCTCACCATTGAAA ctGATGACTACTAA
- the NEXN gene encoding nexilin isoform X1: MMVSDTKFIILNAFLFYVLAFFLIHQNVSVHLFQLSFSYLHFFYIFTKILLSSSKPVQKSYVPKLHKGDVKDKFEAMQKAREERNQRRSRDEKQRRKEQYVREREWNRRKQEMKELLGSDEDDDAKLSKIEKGYVPKLIGTVKGKFAEMEKQRQEEERKRMEEERKRRIEQDMIEKRKIQRELAKKAQEIDDFNNTGTESAAEEGDDSLLVTVVPVKPTKTPGKMKINFENTGKERAEQRQRQDEEMKLKYEEQNQFLKETKGLSFVKGENEDKETQEPLSPGKLKVTFEELERQRQENQRRQAEEEARQRLEEEKRAFEEARQQMINEGGDEESESSVKEFRPGKLRLSFEEIERQRREEEKRKAEEDARRRIEEEKRAFAEARKNMQVLDDDSPEMFKTVSQESLIPGKLEINFEELLRQKMEEEKRRTEEERRQKLEMEKQEFQQLRQEMGELEEESETFELSKEYEELIKLKRSGSIQAKSLKSKFEKIGQLSQEEIQKKIEEERAKRRAMDEEIREREAEKFQEDDEVDVRPAKKSEAPFTHKVNMKARFEQMARAREEEEQRRIEEQKLLRMQFEQKEIDAALQKKREDEEEEEGSIINGSTCEDEEDQARSGAPWFKKSLKNTSVVDGEPVRFTVKITGEPKPEVTWWFEGEMLQDSEDYQYIERGETYCLYLPETFPEDEGEYMCKAVNNRGTSASTCILTIETDDY, translated from the exons ATGATGGTTAGTGACACAAAGTTCATAATCttaaatgcatttctcttttaTGTTCTTGCATTCTTTCTAATCCATCAGAATGTTTCTGTCCACCTGtttcaactttctttttcttatcttcATTTCTTCTATATCTTCACCAAGattctgctttcttcatctAAACCCGTCCAAAAATCCTATGTGCCCAAGCTTCACAAGGGCGATGTAAAGGATAAATTTGAAGCTATGCagaaagcaagggaagaaagaaatcaaaggagATCTagagatgaaaagcaaagaagaaaagaacaatatgttagagagagagaatggaacaggagaaagcaggag ATGAAAGAACTCCTTGGATctgatgaagatgatgatgcaAAATTatctaaaatagaaaaaggtTATGTTCCAAAGCTAATAG GAACCGTTAAAGGCAAGTTTGCAGAAATGGAGAAGCAAAggcaagaagaagaaagaaaaagaatggaagaagaaagaaagcGCAGAATTGAACAAGATATgattgagaaaagaaaaattcaaaggGAATTAgcaaaaaaagcacaggag ATTGATGACTTTAACAATACGGGAACTGAATCAGCAGCTGAG GAAGGGGATGATTCTCTGCTAGTTACAGTAGTGCCTgtaaaacccaccaaaacacctgggaagatgaaaataaactttgagaacacaggaaaggagagagcTGAACAAAGACAGAGACAGGATGAAGAAATGAAGCTAAAATATGAGGAACAAAACCAATTCCTTAAGGAAACCAAGGGCCTTTCATTTGTCAAG GGTGAAAATGAAGACAAGGAAACCCAAGAGCCTCTGTCTCCTGGTAAGCTGAAAGTTACATTTGAAGAACTTGAAAGacaaagacaggaaaatcaAAGGCGgcaagcagaggaagaagcaaggcAGCGTTTAGAAGAGGAAAAGCGTGCCTTCGAAGAAGCTAGACAGCAAATG ATAAATGAAGGTGGCGATGAAGAATCTGAAAGTTCCGTTAAAGAATTCCGTCCTGGTAAACTGAGACTCAGTTTTGAGGAGATAGAGAgacagaggagagaagaggaaaagaggaaagctgAAGAGGATGCAAGACGACGCatagaagaagagaaaagagcaTTTGCTGAAGCAAGGAAGAACATG CAGGTGCTGGATGACGACTCAccagaaatgtttaaaacagtTTCTCAAGAATCTCTCATACCTGGtaaactggaaattaattttgaggAGTTGCTGAGGCAAaagatggaagaagaaaagaggcgCACAGAAGAAGAGCGTAGGCAAAAgttggaaatggaaaagcaagaatTTCAACAGTTAAGACAAGAAATGGGAGAG CTGGAAGAAGAGTCCGAAACTTTTGAGCTAAGCAAAGAATATGAAGAATTAATAAAGCTAAAAAGAAGTGGCTCTATTCAGGCAAAGAGCTTAAAAAGCAAGTTTGAAAAAATAGGACAATTGTCtcaagaagaaatacagaagaagaTTGAAGAAGAGCGAGCAAAGAGAAGAGCAATGGATGAAGAAATAAGAGAAAGGGAAGCTGAAAAATTTCAAGAG gaCGATGAGGTAGATGTGAGACCAGCCAAGAAATCTGAGGCTCCATTTACTCATAAAGTCAACATGAAGGCTCGTTTTGAACAAATGGCAAGAGccagggaagaagaggagcagaggagaattgaagaacaaaaattactACGCATGCAgtttgaacaaaaagaaattgatgCGGCATTACAGAAG aaaagggaagatgaagaagaagaggagggaagTATTATCAACGGTTCTACTTGCGAAGATGAGGAGGATCAGGCTCGATCTGGAGCTCCCTGGTTCaagaaatcactgaaaaacaCATCAGTTGTTGATGGCGAGCCAGTGAGATTTACAGTTAAAATTACTGGAGAACCAAAACCTGAAGTTACATGGTGGTTTGAGGGGGAAATGTTGCAGGACTCTGAGGACTATCAATACATTGAAAGAGGAGAAACCTACTGCCTTTACTTGCCAGAAACCTTCCCAGAAGATGAAGGGGAATATATGTGTAAAGCAGTCAACAACAGAGGCACGTCTGCTAGCACCTGTATTCTCACCATTGAAA ctGATGACTACTAA
- the NEXN gene encoding nexilin isoform X9 — protein MMVSDTKFIILNAFLFYVLAFFLIHQNVSVHLFQLSFSYLHFFYIFTKILLSSSKPVQKSYVPKLHKGDVKDKFEAMQKAREERNQRRSRDEKQRRKEQYVREREWNRRKQEMKELLGSDEDDDAKLSKIEKGYVPKLIGTVKGKFAEMEKQRQEEERKRMEEERKRRIEQDMIEKRKIQRELAKKAQEIDDFNNTGTESAAEEGDDSLLVTVVPVKPTKTPGKMKINFENTGKERAEQRQRQDEEMKLKYEEQNQFLKETKGLSFVKGENEDKETQEPLSPGKLKVTFEELERQRQENQRRQAEEEARQRLEEEKRAFEEARQQMINEGGDEESESSVKEFRPGKLRLSFEEIERQRREEEKRKAEEDARRRIEEEKRAFAEARKNMQVLDDDSPEMFKTVSQESLIPGKLEINFEELLRQKMEEEKRRTEEERRQKLEMEKQEFQQLRQEMGELEEESETFELSKEYEELIKLKRSGSIQAKSLKSKFEKIGQLSQEEIQKKIEEERAKRRAMDEEIREREAEKFQEKREDEEEEEGSIINGSTCEDEEDQARSGAPWFKKSLKNTSVVDGEPVRFTVKITGEPKPEVTWWFEGEMLQDSEDYQYIERGETYCLYLPETFPEDEGEYMCKAVNNRGTSASTCILTIETDDY, from the exons ATGATGGTTAGTGACACAAAGTTCATAATCttaaatgcatttctcttttaTGTTCTTGCATTCTTTCTAATCCATCAGAATGTTTCTGTCCACCTGtttcaactttctttttcttatcttcATTTCTTCTATATCTTCACCAAGattctgctttcttcatctAAACCCGTCCAAAAATCCTATGTGCCCAAGCTTCACAAGGGCGATGTAAAGGATAAATTTGAAGCTATGCagaaagcaagggaagaaagaaatcaaaggagATCTagagatgaaaagcaaagaagaaaagaacaatatgttagagagagagaatggaacaggagaaagcaggag ATGAAAGAACTCCTTGGATctgatgaagatgatgatgcaAAATTatctaaaatagaaaaaggtTATGTTCCAAAGCTAATAG GAACCGTTAAAGGCAAGTTTGCAGAAATGGAGAAGCAAAggcaagaagaagaaagaaaaagaatggaagaagaaagaaagcGCAGAATTGAACAAGATATgattgagaaaagaaaaattcaaaggGAATTAgcaaaaaaagcacaggag ATTGATGACTTTAACAATACGGGAACTGAATCAGCAGCTGAG GAAGGGGATGATTCTCTGCTAGTTACAGTAGTGCCTgtaaaacccaccaaaacacctgggaagatgaaaataaactttgagaacacaggaaaggagagagcTGAACAAAGACAGAGACAGGATGAAGAAATGAAGCTAAAATATGAGGAACAAAACCAATTCCTTAAGGAAACCAAGGGCCTTTCATTTGTCAAG GGTGAAAATGAAGACAAGGAAACCCAAGAGCCTCTGTCTCCTGGTAAGCTGAAAGTTACATTTGAAGAACTTGAAAGacaaagacaggaaaatcaAAGGCGgcaagcagaggaagaagcaaggcAGCGTTTAGAAGAGGAAAAGCGTGCCTTCGAAGAAGCTAGACAGCAAATG ATAAATGAAGGTGGCGATGAAGAATCTGAAAGTTCCGTTAAAGAATTCCGTCCTGGTAAACTGAGACTCAGTTTTGAGGAGATAGAGAgacagaggagagaagaggaaaagaggaaagctgAAGAGGATGCAAGACGACGCatagaagaagagaaaagagcaTTTGCTGAAGCAAGGAAGAACATG CAGGTGCTGGATGACGACTCAccagaaatgtttaaaacagtTTCTCAAGAATCTCTCATACCTGGtaaactggaaattaattttgaggAGTTGCTGAGGCAAaagatggaagaagaaaagaggcgCACAGAAGAAGAGCGTAGGCAAAAgttggaaatggaaaagcaagaatTTCAACAGTTAAGACAAGAAATGGGAGAG CTGGAAGAAGAGTCCGAAACTTTTGAGCTAAGCAAAGAATATGAAGAATTAATAAAGCTAAAAAGAAGTGGCTCTATTCAGGCAAAGAGCTTAAAAAGCAAGTTTGAAAAAATAGGACAATTGTCtcaagaagaaatacagaagaagaTTGAAGAAGAGCGAGCAAAGAGAAGAGCAATGGATGAAGAAATAAGAGAAAGGGAAGCTGAAAAATTTCAAGAG aaaagggaagatgaagaagaagaggagggaagTATTATCAACGGTTCTACTTGCGAAGATGAGGAGGATCAGGCTCGATCTGGAGCTCCCTGGTTCaagaaatcactgaaaaacaCATCAGTTGTTGATGGCGAGCCAGTGAGATTTACAGTTAAAATTACTGGAGAACCAAAACCTGAAGTTACATGGTGGTTTGAGGGGGAAATGTTGCAGGACTCTGAGGACTATCAATACATTGAAAGAGGAGAAACCTACTGCCTTTACTTGCCAGAAACCTTCCCAGAAGATGAAGGGGAATATATGTGTAAAGCAGTCAACAACAGAGGCACGTCTGCTAGCACCTGTATTCTCACCATTGAAA ctGATGACTACTAA